The DNA region TGGCCAGTAAACCTCCAACACCCAGAACTACCTGTCATCTCAAACCTCCTGAAACACGAGCGTCACACAGTAGTGAAACTGGATCCCCTCCTACACCCGCTATGGCCAGTAAACCTCCAACACCCACAGCTCCAGATCATCTCAAAACTACTGAGACACCAAGATCATCCAGTGGTGAAACTGGATCTCCTCCTAAATCCACTATGGCCAGTAAACCTGCAACACCCAGAACTCCAGATCATCTCAAGACTACTGAGACACCAGCGACACCGTGTAGTGAAACTGGATCTCCTCCTAAACCCGCTATGGCCAGTAAACGTCCAACTCCCAGGATGCCAAGTCATCTGAAAACTACTAAAAAACCAACGACTTCCGGAAGTGAAACTGGATCTCCTTCTACACCCGATATAGCCAGAAAACCACCAACTCCCAGTACTCCAGATCATCTCAAAACTACTGAGACACCAAGAGCACCCAGTAGTGACAGTGGATCTTCTAATACACCCGCTATGGCCAGTAAATCTGCAACTCCCAGAATGCGAAGTCATCTCAATACTCCTGAAACACCAGCGACACCGAGTAGTGAAACTGGATCTCCTCCTAAACCCGCTATGGCCAGTAAACGTCCAACTCCCAGGATGCCAAGTCATCTGAAAACTACTACAAAACCAACGACTTCCGGAAGTGAAACTGGATCACCTCATACACCCGATATGACCCGAAAGCCACCAACTCCCAGAACTCCACATCATTTCAAAACTACTGAGACAGCAAAAGCACCCAGTAGTGAAAGTGGATCTCCTAATACACCCCCTATGGCCAGTAAATCTCCAACTCCCGGGATGCGAAGTCATCTGAAAACTACTGACGCACCAACGACATCCGGAAGTGAAGCTGGATCTCCTCCTAAACCCACTATGGCCAGTATACGTCCAACTTCCAGGATGCCAAGTCATCTGAGAACTACTAAAAAACCAACGACTTCCGGAAGTGAAACTGGATCTCCTCTTACTCCCGATATAGCCAGAAACCCACCAACTCCCAGAGCTCCAGATCATCTCAAAACTACTGAGACGACAACGGCACCCAGTAGTCAAACTGGATCTCCTCCTAAACCCGCAATGGCCAGTAAACCTCCAACACCCAGAACTACCGGTCATCTCAAACCTCCTGAAACACGAGCGTCACACAGTAGTGAAACTGGATCCCCTCCTACACCCGCTATGGCCAGTAAACCTCCAACACCCATAACTCCAGATCATCTCAAAACTACTGAGACACCAAGATCATCCAGTGGTGAAACTGGATCTCCTCCTAAACCCACTATGGCCAGTATACGTCCAAGTCGCAGGATGCGAAGTCATCTGAAAACTACTAGAAAACCAACGACTTCCGGAAGTGAAACTGGATCTTCTCCTACACCCGCTATGGCCAGTAAACCTCCAACTCCCAGAACTCCAAGTCATCTGAAAGCTACTGAAAAACCAACGACATCCGGAAGTGAAACTGGACCTTGTCGTACACGTGATATGACCAGTAAGCCTCCTACTCCCAGGACGCCAAGTCATCTCAAAGCTCCTGAGACACCAGCGACACAGAGTAGTGAAACTGCACGTCCTCGTACACGCGGTATGTCCAGTAAACCTCCAAGTCCTAGGATGCGAAGTCATCTCAATACTCCTGAAACAACAGCGACACCCAGTAGTGAAACTGGATCCCCTCCTACACCCGCTATGGCCAGTAAACCTCCAACACCCAGAACTACCGGTCATCTCAAACCTCCTGAAACACGAGCGTCACACAGTAGTGAAACTGGATCCCCTCCTACACCCGCTATGGCCAGTAAACCTCCAACACCCAGGATGCCAAGACATCTGAAAACTACTAAAAAACCATCGACTTCCGGAAGTGAAACTGGATCTCCTCCTACACCCGATATTACCCGAAAACCTCCAACTCCCAGAACTCCAGATGATCTCAAAACTACTGAGACGACAACGGCACCCAGTAGTCAAACTGGATCCCCTCCTACACCCGCTATGGCCAGTAAACCTCCAACACCCATAACTCCAGATCATCTCAAAATTACTGAGACCCCAAGATCATCCAGTGGTGAAACTGGATCTCCTCCTAAACCCACTATGGCCAGTATACGTCCAAGTCGCAGGATGCGAAGTCATCTGAAAACTACTAAAAAACCAACGACTTCCGGAAGTGAAACTGGATCTTCTCCTACACCCGCTATGGTCAGTAAACCTCCAACTCCCAGAACTCCAAGTCATCTGAAAGCTACTGAAAAACCAACGACATCCGGAAGTGAAACTGGACCTTGTCGTACACGTGATATGACCAGTAAGCCTCCTACTCCCAGGACGCCAAGTCATCTCAAAGCTCCTGAGACACCAGCGACACAGAGTAGTGAAACTGCACGTCCTCGTACACGCGGTATGTCCAGTAAACCTCCAAGTCCTAGGATGCGAAGTCATCTCAATACTCCTGAAACACCAGCGACACCCAGTAGTGAAACTGGATATCCTCCTAAACCCGCTATGGCCAGTAAACCTCCAACACCCAGAACTACCGGTCATCTCAAACCTCCTGAAACACGAGCGTCACACAGTAGTGAAACTGGATCCCCTCCTACACCCGCTATGGCCAGTAAACCTCCAACACCCAGGATGCCAAGGCATCTGAAAACTACTAAAAAACCATCGACTTCTGGAAGTGAAACTGGATCTCCTCCTACACCCGATATTACCCGAAAACCTCCAACTCCCAGAACTCCAGGTCATCTCAAAACGACTGAAAAACCGACGACACGCAGTAGTAAAATAATACCTCCTCCTACACCCGCTATGGCCAGTAAACCTCCAACTCCCAGGACTCCAAGTCATCTGAAATCTACTGAAAAACCAACGACATCCGGAAGTGAAACTGGACCTTGTCGTACACGTGATATGACCAGTAAGCCTCCTACTCCCAGGACGCCAAGTCATCTCAAAGCTCCTGAGACACCAGCGACACCGAGTAGTGAAACTGCACGTCCTCGTACACGCGGTATGGCCAGTAAAGCTCCAACTTCCAGAACGTCAAGTCTTGTCAAGGCTACTGACACACCAACGATATCGAGTAGTGAAACTGCTCCTCCTCCTACACCCGATATGTCCAGTAAACCTCCAAGTCCCAGAACGCCTAGTAGTGAAACTGGATCTCCGCCTACACCCGGCATGCCAAGTAGACCTCCAACTCCCTGAACTCCAAAAAATCTGAATGCTACTGAAACATCAACGACATCCAGTAGTGAAATTGGTCCTTCTTCCACACCTGCTATGGTCAGTAGACCTCCAACTTCCAAAACTCCTGATACATCAGCGACCCCATATAGTGAAACTGGATCTCCTCGTACACATGGTAGGGCCAGTAAACCTCTAACTACGAGGACGGCAAGTCATGTGAAAGCTCCTGAAATACCAGCGACATACAGTAGTGAAACTGGATCATCTCCTACACCCGGAATGCCCAATATATCTGCAACTCCCTAGACAGCAGGTATTCCCGAAAGTCCTGAAACACCAATTACATCTAATAGTGAAATTGAACCTTTCCATACATCTGGTATAGTGATACCGCAATTCCCTGCGCATCTGCCACACCTAGTGATCCTACTAGTCCCTGCAAATACGTTACTCTACTCACATCCGATATTTCTGTAACTCCGTAAAGACAAACGACACCCAGTAGTGAATCTGAAACTCCCGGAACACCTGGAATTCATAGTGAGCCTGATACTCCAGGCCATTCTGGCAGGCCTTGTGGAACTGAAACAACTGCTACACCTGGCTATACTAACACGCCTGCTACGCTTCGCATTCCATGCTAATTAGTATCTCCCAGTAATCCTAGCACTGCTAGTTCATCTGATTCTTCAGGTACATCGGCAATAACTATTGAACCTTGTAATACTATCCCTGGGAATCCTGGTACATCTGGCACTCCTGGCACCCCTGCTAAAACAGCTACTCCTAACACTTCTGGCTCTACGTCAGGTATTCTAAATGTTACCTGGATTCATACGTACAAATATATACGGTGATAAGTTActgattatttatatatttcgcaGGAACTTCTGGTTCTACAAATACGCCAGGAAATTGCACACATGATGGGTTCTTCCCAGACCCCGCAGATTGTCGAAAATTCTATCGCTGTGTCGGCAGTGGTTCCACGTTTATCAAATACGAGTTCCAGTGCGGAACAGGAACTGCTTGGGATTCAGCAATTCAGAGCTGTAATCACGATTATCTCGTTCCCAGTTGTTCATATACAGCATCGACGGAAACTAGCACGGCTGCATCTGAATCAAGTACGAAGTCTACTTCTGAAGGTACTACAGCGTCTGCGACTATAGCATCTACTCAGCCCACGTCTGATTCGAGTACAGAAACTACTTCTGGAATAACTACGGAGAGGCCTAAGAACGCCACAGTTTGTGATAAGCCAGGTTTCTATCCGGACCCTACATGGTGTGACAAATTCTATCGTTGCGTTGACAATGGAAGAGGCTTCAACGTGTATCATTTCGACTGCGCACCCGGAACCATATGGGATCCTAGCATCGACACGTGCAATCATCCCGAGTCCGTGTATCCTCCAAGAAATTGCACGATGCGTCCGTCAAGTTCATCTACTACTACGGATCAAACGACAAGTAGTGCAGGTACTGAATCAACTGCAACTATGACAAATTCGACTACTGCACCTACAGCACCGACGGAATCTAACACAGCTGCATCTGAGTCAAGTACTGAACCAACATCTGGAGGTACTACAGTAACTACTACTGAATCATCCACTCAGTCAAATATAACCGATTCGACTGCTTCATCTGTAGCACCGACAGAAACTAACACAGCTGCATTTGTATCGAGTACAGTATCTACTTCTGAAGGTACAACAGCGACTGTAGCATCTACTGAACCCACGTCTGAATCGCATACAGAAAGTACCTCTGGGGCAACTACGAAGAAGCCTAATAACCCTACAGTTTGTGATAGGCCCGGATTCTATCCGGACCCAACATGGTGTGACAAATTCTATCGATGCGTTGACAATGAAAACGGTTTCAACGTGTATCATTTCGACTGCGCACCCGGAACCATATGGGATCCTAGCATCGACACGTGCAATCATCCCGAGTCCGTGTATCCTCCAAGAAATTGCACGATGCCTCCGTCCGGTTCATCTACTACTACGGAACAAGCGCCAAGTAGTGCAAGTACTGGATCTACTGCAACGACAACACAATCGACTACTGCAGAACCGCCGGGATCTAGCACGACTGCATCTGTATCAAGTACGAAGTCTACTTCTGAGGGTACTACAGCGCCTGCGTCGATAGCATCTACTCAGCCCACGTCTGATTCGAGTACGGAAACTACTTCTGGGACAACTACGAAGAAGCCTAATAACCCTACAGTTTGTGATAGGCCCGGATTCTATCCGGACCCAACATGGTGTGACAAATTCTATCGATGCGTTGACAATGGAAACGGTTTCAACGTGTATCATTTCGACTGCGCACCCGGAACCATATGGGACCCTAGCATCGACACTTGCAATCATCCCGAGTCCGTGTATCCTCCAAGAAATTGCACGATGGCTCCGTCAGGTTCATCTACTACTACGGATCAAGCGCCAAGTAGTGCAAGTACTGGATCTACTGCAACAATAACAGAATCGACTACTGCAGAACCGCCGGGATCTAGCACGACTGCATCTGAATCAAGTACGAAATCTACTTCTGAAGGTACTACAGCGCCTGCGTCTATAGCATCTACTCAGCCCACGTCTGATTCGAGTACCGAAACTACTTCTGGGACAACTACGAAGAAGCCTAATAACCCTACAGTTTGTGATAGGCCCGGATTCTATCCGGACCCAACATGGTGTGACAAATTCTATCGATGCGTTGACAATGGAAACGGTTTCAACGTGTATCATTTCGACTGCGCACCCGGAACCATATGGGATCCTAGCATCGACACGTGCAATCATCCCGAGTCCGCGTATCCTCCAAGAAATTGCACGATGCGTCCGTCAAGTTCATCTACTACTACGACAAGTAGTGCAGGTACTGAATCAACTGCAACTATAACAGATTCGACTACTGCACCTACAGAACCGACGGAATCTAACACAGCTGCATCTGAATCAAGTACTGAGCCTACGTCTGATGGTACTACAGTAACTACTACTGAAGCATCTACTCAGTCAACTATAACCGATTCCACTACTTCATCTATAGCACCGACAGAAACTAACACAGCTGCATCTGAATCGAGTACAGTATCTACTTCTGAAGGTACTACAGTGACTGCAACTGTAGCATCTACTGAGTCAACAATAACCGATTCGACTACTGCACCTACAGCACCGACGGAATCTAATTCAGCTACATCTGAATCAAGTACTGAGCCTACTTCTGAAGGTACTACAGTAACTACTACCGAAGCATCTACTCAGTCAACTATAACCGATTCGACTATTTCATCTACAGCACCGACGGGAAATAGCACAGCTGCATTTGTATCGAGTACAGTATCTACTTCTGAAGGTACAACAGCGACTGTAGCATCTACGGAGCCCACGTCTGAATCGCATACAGAAAGTACCTCTGGGGCAACTACGAAGAAGCCTAATAACCCTACAATTTGTGATAGGCCTGGATTCTATCCGGACCCGACATGGTGTGACAAATTCTATCGTTGCGTTGACAATGGAAGAGGTTTCAACGTGTATCATTTCGACTGCGCACCCGGAACCATATGGGACCCTAGCATCGACACTTGCAATCATCCCGAGTCCGTGTATCCTCCAAGAAATTGCAAGATGTCTCCGTCAGGTTCATCTACTACTACGGATCAAGCGCCAAGTAGTGCAAGTACTGGATCTACTGCAACAATAACACAATCGACTACTGCAGAACCGCCGGGATCTAGCACGACTGCATCTGAATCAAGTACGAAATCTACTTCTGAAGGTACTACAGCGCCTGCGTCTATAGCATCTACTCAGCCCACGTCTGATTCGAGTACGGAAACTACTTCTGGGACAACTACGGAGAAGCCTAAGAACCCCACAGTTTGTGATAGGCCTGGATTCTATCCGGACCCGACATGGTGTGACAAATTCTATCGTTGCGTTGACAATGGAAGAGGCTTCAACGTGTATCATTTCGACTGCGCACCCGGAACCATATGGGATCCTAGCATCGACACGTGCAATCATCCCGAGTCCGTGTATCCTCCAAGAAATTGCACGATGTCTCCGTCAAGTTCATCTACTACTACGGATCAAACGACAAGTAGTGCAGGTACTGAATCAACTGCAACTATAACAGATTCGACTACTGCACCTACAGAACCGACGGAATCTAACACAGCTGCATCTGAATCAAGTACTGAGCCTACGTCTGATGGTACTACAGTAACTACTACTGAAGCATCTACTCAGTCAACTATAACCGATTCCACTACTTCATCTATAGCACCGACAGAAACTAACACAGCTGCATCTGAATCGAGTACAGTATCTACTTCTGAAGGTACTACAGTGACTGCAACTGTAGCATCTACTGAGTCAACAATAACCGATTCGACTACTGCACCTACAGCACCGACGGAATCTAACACAGCTACATCTGAATCAAGTACTGAGCCTACTTCTGAAGGTACTACAGTAACTGCTACCGAAGCATCTACTCAGTCAACTATAACCGATTCGACTATTTCATCTACAGCACCGACGGGAAATAGCACAGCTGCATTTGTATCGAGTACAGTATCTACTTCTGAAGGTACAACAGCGACTGTAGCATCTACGGAGCCCACGTCTGAATCGCATACAGAAAGTACCTCTGGGACAACTACGAAGAAGCCTAATAACCCTACAGTTTGTGATAGGCCTGGTTTCTATCCGGACCCGACATGGTGTGACAAATTCTATCGTTGCGTTGACAATGGAAGAGGCTTCAACGTGTATCATTTCGACTGCGCACCCGGAACCATATGGGACCCTAGCATCGACACTTGCAATCATCCCGAGTCCGTGTATCCTCCAAGAAATTGCAAGATGTCTCCGTCAGGTTCATCTACTACTACGGAACAAACGTCAAGTAATGCAAGCACTGGATCTACTGCAACGACAACACAATCGACTACTGCAGAACCGCCGGGATCTAGCACGACTGCATCTGAATCAAGTACGAAGTCTACTTCTGAAGGTACTACAGCGCCTGCGACTATAACATCTACTCAGCCCACGTCTGATTCGAGTACGGAAACTACTTCTGGGACAACTACGAAGAAGCCTAAGAACCCTACAGTTTGTGATATGCCTGGATTCTATCCGGACCCGACATGGTGTGACAAATTCTATCGTTGCGTTGACAATGGAAGAGGCTTCAACGTGTATCATTTCGACTGCGCACCCGGAACCATATGGGACCCTAGCATCGACACTTGCAATCATCCCGAGTCCGTGTATCCTCCAAGAAATTGCAAGATGTCTCCGTCAGGTTCATCTACTACGACGGAACAATCGTCAAGTAATGCAAGCACTGGATCTACTGCCACGACAACACAATCGACTACTGCAGAACCGCCGGGATCTAGCACGACTGCATCTGTATCAAGTACGAAATCTACTTCTGAAGGTACTACAGCGCCTGCGACTATAACATCTACTCAGCCCACGTCTGATTCGAGTACGGAAACTACTTCTGGGACAACTACGGAGAAGCCTAAGAACCCCACAGTTTGTGATAGGCCTGGATTCTATCCGGACCCGACATGGTGTGACAAATTCTATCGTTGCGTTGACAATGGAAGAGGCTTCAACGTGTATCATTTCGACTGCGCACCCGGAACCATATGGGATCCTAGCATCGACACGTGCAATCATCCCGAGTCCGTGTATCCTCCAAGAAATTGCACGATGCGTCCGTCAAGTTCATCTACTACTACGGATCAAACGACAAGTAGTGCAGGTACTGAATCAACTGCAACTATAACAGATTCGACTACTGCACCTACAGAACCGACGGAATCTAACACAGCTGCATCTGAATCAAGTACTGAGCCTACGTCTGATGGTACTACAGTAACTACTACTGAAGCATCTACTCAGTCAACTATAACCGATTCCACTACTTCTTCTATAGCACCGACAGAAACTAACACAGCTGCATCTGAATCGAGTACAGTATCTACTTCTGAAGGTACTACAGTGACTGCAACTGTAGCATCTACTGAGTCAACAATAACCGATTCGACTACTGCACCTACAGCACCGACGGAATCTAACACTGCTACATCTGAATCAAGTACTGAGCCTACTTCTGAAGGTACTACAGTAACTACTACCGAAGCATCTACTCAGTCAACTATAACCGATTCGACTATTTTATCTACAGCACCGACGGGAAATAGCACAGCTGCATTTGTATCGAGTACAGTATCTACTTCTGAAGGTACAACAGCGACTGTAGCATCTACGGAGCCCACGTCTGAATCGCATACAGAAAGTACCTCTGGGGCAACTACGAAGAAGCCTAATAACTCTACAGTTTGTGATA from Bombus terrestris chromosome 14, iyBomTerr1.2, whole genome shotgun sequence includes:
- the LOC100651895 gene encoding mucin-5AC isoform X2, which encodes MWASLHTLGVLIALISPTLADIAKGLPSIHLPLPHLPSGFMCIEVGYHADPSDCRRFYRCVDWGFGKPLQIFQFECGVGTVFSMRRGNICTLPNDSDRPECGGNIINNNNSTTTSPPTTEIWATNGTVTNNLLQTTSQTTTTSLSTSSNQSSATSGKPGNDQGRGQCVQEGYFADVNNCRKFYRCVEEGSGNFVKHEFECGVGTVWDPDIQGCNHPWAVSREDCKEDSGTAATGSGDDNGQWTTDNSGQWTSGTGSPAQPGDATSQTGHQGQPGETTGQPASSGTPGTSGIEGSPSNPGTPGTPGIPGSPGIPSIPGRPGTPGTPGTTGTSGTSGSPSNPGTPGTPGIPGSPGIPSIPGRPGTPGTPGTSGTSDTTGTSAITIEPCNTIPGNPGTSGTPGTPAKTATPNTSGSTSGTSGSTNTPGNCTHDGFFPDPADCRKFYRCVGSGSTFIKYEFQCGTGTAWDSAIQSCNHDYLVPSCSYTASTETSTAASESSTKSTSEGTTASATIASTQPTSDSSTETTSGITTERPKNATVCDKPGFYPDPTWCDKFYRCVDNGRGFNVYHFDCAPGTIWDPSIDTCNHPESVYPPRNCTMRPSSSSTTTDQTTSSAGTESTATMTNSTTAPTAPTESNTAASESSTEPTSGGTTVTTTESSTQSNITDSTASSVAPTETNTAAFVSSTVSTSEGTTATVASTEPTSESHTESTSGATTKKPNNPTVCDRPGFYPDPTWCDKFYRCVDNENGFNVYHFDCAPGTIWDPSIDTCNHPESVYPPRNCTMPPSGSSTTTEQAPSSASTGSTATTTQSTTAEPPGSSTTASVSSTKSTSEGTTAPASIASTQPTSDSSTETTSGTTTKKPNNPTVCDRPGFYPDPTWCDKFYRCVDNGNGFNVYHFDCAPGTIWDPSIDTCNHPESVYPPRNCTMAPSGSSTTTDQAPSSASTGSTATITESTTAEPPGSSTTASESSTKSTSEGTTAPASIASTQPTSDSSTETTSGTTTKKPNNPTVCDRPGFYPDPTWCDKFYRCVDNGNGFNVYHFDCAPGTIWDPSIDTCNHPESAYPPRNCTMRPSSSSTTTTSSAGTESTATITDSTTAPTEPTESNTAASESSTEPTSDGTTVTTTEASTQSTITDSTTSSIAPTETNTAASESSTVSTSEGTTVTATVASTESTITDSTTAPTAPTESNSATSESSTEPTSEGTTVTTTEASTQSTITDSTISSTAPTGNSTAAFVSSTVSTSEGTTATVASTEPTSESHTESTSGATTKKPNNPTICDRPGFYPDPTWCDKFYRCVDNGRGFNVYHFDCAPGTIWDPSIDTCNHPESVYPPRNCKMSPSGSSTTTDQAPSSASTGSTATITQSTTAEPPGSSTTASESSTKSTSEGTTAPASIASTQPTSDSSTETTSGTTTEKPKNPTVCDRPGFYPDPTWCDKFYRCVDNGRGFNVYHFDCAPGTIWDPSIDTCNHPESVYPPRNCTMSPSSSSTTTDQTTSSAGTESTATITDSTTAPTEPTESNTAASESSTEPTSDGTTVTTTEASTQSTITDSTTSSIAPTETNTAASESSTVSTSEGTTVTATVASTESTITDSTTAPTAPTESNTATSESSTEPTSEGTTVTATEASTQSTITDSTISSTAPTGNSTAAFVSSTVSTSEGTTATVASTEPTSESHTESTSGTTTKKPNNPTVCDRPGFYPDPTWCDKFYRCVDNGRGFNVYHFDCAPGTIWDPSIDTCNHPESVYPPRNCKMSPSGSSTTTEQTSSNASTGSTATTTQSTTAEPPGSSTTASESSTKSTSEGTTAPATITSTQPTSDSSTETTSGTTTKKPKNPTVCDMPGFYPDPTWCDKFYRCVDNGRGFNVYHFDCAPGTIWDPSIDTCNHPESVYPPRNCKMSPSGSSTTTEQSSSNASTGSTATTTQSTTAEPPGSSTTASVSSTKSTSEGTTAPATITSTQPTSDSSTETTSGTTTEKPKNPTVCDRPGFYPDPTWCDKFYRCVDNGRGFNVYHFDCAPGTIWDPSIDTCNHPESVYPPRNCTMRPSSSSTTTDQTTSSAGTESTATITDSTTAPTEPTESNTAASESSTEPTSDGTTVTTTEASTQSTITDSTTSSIAPTETNTAASESSTVSTSEGTTVTATVASTESTITDSTTAPTAPTESNTATSESSTEPTSEGTTVTTTEASTQSTITDSTILSTAPTGNSTAAFVSSTVSTSEGTTATVASTEPTSESHTESTSGATTKKPNNSTVCDRPGFYPDPTWCDKFYRCVDNGRGFNVYHFDCAPGTIWDPSIDTCNHPESVYPPRNCKMSPSGSSTTTDQAPSSASTGSTATITESTTAEPPGSSTTASESSTKSTSEGTTAPASIASTQPTSDSSTETTSGTTTEKPKNPTVCDRPGFYPDPTWCDKFYRCVDNGRGFNVYHFDCAPGTIWDPSIDTCNHPESVYPPRNCKMSPSGSSTTTDQAPSSASTGSTATITESTTAEPPGSSTTASESSTKSTSEGTTAPASIASTQPTSDSSTETTSGTTTEKPKNPTVCDRPGFYPDPTWCDKFYRCVDNGRGFNVYHFDCAPGTIWDPSIDTCNHPESVYPPRNCTMRPSSSSTTTDQTTSSAGTESTATITDSTTAPTEPTESNTAASESSTEPTSDGTTVTTTEASTQSTITDSTTSSIAPTETNTAASESSTVSTSEGTTVTATVASTVSTITDSTTAPTAPTESNTATSESSTEPTSEGTTVTATEASTQSTITDSTISSTAPTGNSTAAFVSSTVSTSEGTTATVASTEPTSESHTESTSGATTKKPNNPTVCDRPGFYPDPTWCDKFYRCVDNGRGFNVYHFDCAPGTIWDPSIDTCNHPESVYPPRNCKMSPSGSSTTTEQTSSNASTGSTATTTQSTTAEPPGSSTTASESSTKSTSEGTTAPATIASTQPTSDSSTETTSGTTTEKPKNLTVCDRPGFYPDPTWCDKFYRCVDNGRGFNVYHFDCAPGTIWDPSIDTCNYPESVYPPRNCMMPLLDSTTNAVQTSSSASTESTATITESNTAPAAPTESSTAVSESSTESTSESTTGTTTEAATQSTITDSTTSSIAPTGTSTAASESSTESTSEGSSVTATVPSTQPTITDSTTSPTAPTGTSTAASESSTESTSKGTTETTTKASTEPTSESGTEITSEETTKEPNNATVCDKPGFYPDPTLCDKFYQCIDNGNGFDVKYFICATGTIFDPNIGRCNQPESVHPPRDCAMFTTTVSSTTESTTRTAETATSTTGFTTGSTTEASIPTPCPIGNLTDEQIVLICPSGFRRHPKYCNLFYQCTMENNVDIKVLVLSCPEGLIFDDQKLQCLPEDKTDQHCKGTKASARFYRKLEESSMSPIKASSEVLCPGAGHYPYKQGCSSAFYNCKQNSRGNLEGYLYKCPENFLYSSVSRRCERATRLPLCTIFKDKDKENWEERWQIPIEESNLSARSLFV